From Nocardia sp. NBC_00416:
GCGCCGCACGGTTCGTGCTCCTCGCCGGTGCCGCTGCCGGTGGAATTCGAGACCGCTTGTCAAGCGCACGACCTGGGCTACGACCTGCTGCGTTACGCGGGTGAGCAGGGTTCGCCGCTCGGCCCGTGGGCGCGCCAGGAGCTGGACCGGGCGCTGGCCGAGCGGATGCACGCGGCCTGTACGCGGCGCGCCGCGCTACTGCCGCGTACCCGCTGTGACGCGATGGCGGAGGTGGCCGCCGTCGCGGTCGACCTCAACTCGATGCGGCAGGACTACGGCGTCCCGGTCGTCGAGGACTTCCCCGTCGCGGACACGGTCGCGGCCTGGCTGCCGCGAATATCCGCCGTGCTGTTGCTCGCGTTCGCGGCGCTGCTGCTCCGGCGCCGATCGGTGGCCGCGCCGCTGCTCCCATACCTTCCGCGCCGCCGCCCGGACCTCTCCTATGCCGTCACCACCGGGAGTTCTCATGTCTGACACCGTCACTACACCGGCCACGCCACGCGCCCCGCTGCTCGCCCGGGTCCACCGTGCCGTCGCTGCCCGGCTGACCTGGGAGTGGCCGCCTGTCCGGACGACTCTCGCGGTCGGCGTGGGCACCGCGATATCGCTGGCGCCGGGCCTGCTGCCGCGAACGGCCGCCGCCCAGTCCCTGCTCACTGTGCTGCTCGTCCTCCTGGGTCTCGGCGTCGCGCGACTCGTCCGGGTCGCCGCCGTCCGCGTCGCCGCCGGGGACGCCTACCCGAGCAGCGCCCGCACGCGGCGGCTGGTCTGCACTGCGACCGCGGCCGGTGTGCTGGGCGCGGCCGTATACGCCGGTGTCTGGCAGAACACGCTGCGATCGGCCATGGGCCGCGCACCGGCAGGACCCGGGTACTGGGCGTCCTGGCTCATCGGCTCGATACTGCTCTCGGTCGTGCTCGCGCTGGTCGCCATCGGGGTCGGCCGGGCGCTCCGGCGGATCGGCTGGTCCCGCTTGCTGGTGATGACCGTGGTCGCGGGGCTGCCGCTGGCTCTGTTCGGCATGCCCGCGGTAGTGGGCTGGGGCGACCAGGCCTACGCGGCGGCGAACGCCGCGGTGGATCCGAACCTGGTACAGCCGGTCACGATGACCCGCTCCGGCAGCACCGAATCGATGGTGAGCTGGTCCTCCCTGGGCCGCGAGGGGCAGCGGTTCGTCACCGCCGGCCCACCCGGCGCGGTACATGTGTACGTCGGACTCCGATCGGCGCCGGACCTCGCCGCGCGGGCGGACCTCGCCGTCCGGGAGCTGGAACGCGCGGGTGGTTTCGACCGGTCGCATCTGGTGGTGGCCGTCCCCACCGGCTCGGGGTGGGTCGACGCACGCGCGCTGCGTGGATTCGGTGACAGGTTCGGCGGGGACGTCGCGGTGGTCGCGTTGCAGTACTCCTACGCGCCGAGCTGGGCCACCTTCGTCTTCGGCCGCCACGCCGCCGCGGCGTCCGCGCAGGCATTGGTCGCGGCCGTCGAACAACGCCTCGCCACGATGGACCGGCCGCCACGGCTGTACCTCTATGGGCAGAGCCTGGGCGCACTAGGAGGTAGCGCGGTGTTCGCCGGGGCGGCCGACCAGAACCACCGGGTGTGTTCGGCGCTGTGGGCGGGGATGCCCGGCGGCGGCAGTCCCGCGCCCGGGTCGCGGACCGTGATGCTGGCCAACAGTTCCGATCCCGTGGTGCACTGGTCACTCGACCTGCTGTGGCGCCGGCCCGACCTGACGGCCGCCCGCCGTGACGCGCCCACCCCGCCCTGGCTGCCCGTGGCGAGCTTCGTACAGACCACCGCCGACCTCCTCGGCGCGCTCGGCGCTCCACCCGGGCACGGTCACCGCTACGACATCGATCAGGGCACGGCACTGCCCGACTGCACCCCAGCGCGGTGACTTTCGGCCGGTTCGGATCGCCCGGTTTGCCGGTCGGATGCGGGCGCCGGCGGCGGTGACGGCGGCCACCGGAGCCGGGACCTGCCGTGCGAACCCGGTACGGCACAGCGCTTAAGGTGTCCCATCATGGCTTCACCGAGTAAAGATCACCCGCGCCGGTCGCGGCGCGTGTTCCGGCGGATTTCGCTACCGGCGTTCATCGGCGCCGCGCTGTTCGGTTCGGTGATCACCGCGGTGCCGGCGCCGACCTCCGAGGCCGTCGGTATCGACGCGTCGGTGACGGCGCCCGCCGGATTGGCGGTGGCTGATCTGACCTCGGATGACTCGGTGACCGACGCGGCCTCGGCCATACCCCGTGATTTCGCGACCTACACCGGTTACGAACCCGTCGTCCGGCAGGGCGTGCTGGTGGCCCCGGACGGCAGCTGTTCGTCCCCGGTCGAGTTGCCCCCCGAATTCGATACCGCGTGCATGGCCCACGACCTCGGTTACGATCTGCTCCGCTATGCCGGCCGCACCGGCGCACCGCTCGGCCCCTGGG
This genomic window contains:
- a CDS encoding alpha/beta-hydrolase family protein, whose protein sequence is MSDTVTTPATPRAPLLARVHRAVAARLTWEWPPVRTTLAVGVGTAISLAPGLLPRTAAAQSLLTVLLVLLGLGVARLVRVAAVRVAAGDAYPSSARTRRLVCTATAAGVLGAAVYAGVWQNTLRSAMGRAPAGPGYWASWLIGSILLSVVLALVAIGVGRALRRIGWSRLLVMTVVAGLPLALFGMPAVVGWGDQAYAAANAAVDPNLVQPVTMTRSGSTESMVSWSSLGREGQRFVTAGPPGAVHVYVGLRSAPDLAARADLAVRELERAGGFDRSHLVVAVPTGSGWVDARALRGFGDRFGGDVAVVALQYSYAPSWATFVFGRHAAAASAQALVAAVEQRLATMDRPPRLYLYGQSLGALGGSAVFAGAADQNHRVCSALWAGMPGGGSPAPGSRTVMLANSSDPVVHWSLDLLWRRPDLTAARRDAPTPPWLPVASFVQTTADLLGALGAPPGHGHRYDIDQGTALPDCTPAR